A genome region from Geobacter pickeringii includes the following:
- a CDS encoding polysaccharide biosynthesis protein has translation MRQRRFLVFIVDVVLMAAAFYLSFLLRFDFILPSAEQELFLHGIFVVLAIKPLIFISSGMYRNIWRYASLQDGISIGKVVTLSTFITTFVLVLTRDTRPMPRSIYLLDWFLLFSFVSAARLLWRIYRETYIMPRQRSGKRTLIVGAGDAGNLLLKEIRKTVDSPYNVVGFVDDDKEKRDMRLSGIPVLGDLSRIKGIIRKHHVEEVIIAIPSASSEVIRKVVACCRECRVRFKTLPSIHAIIDGTVSIAQIKEVEIEDLLGREPVVLELEGIRGYLTDKRVLVTGAGGSIGSEICRQVAAFSPHKLLLFEAAETPLYHIEKELVAQYPDIRIIPVIGDVRDQGRVEAIFDEFLPEVVFHAAAYKHVPMMEYNPGEAVTNNIGGTRTLADAAHRSGVKNFVMISTDKAVNPTNIMGASKRAAEIYVQSLAKQSRTNFTTVRFGNVLGSNGSVIPLFKEQIKQGGPVTVTDPQVIRYFMTIPEACQLVLQAGCIGVGGEIFVLDMGAPMRIVDLAEELIRLSGFTPHEDIQIVFTGLRPGEKLFEELLIEGEGVKQTRHKKIRVLQSMEHDLGAVTAKLDALVSRAKNNDVANIVRSLQLIVPEFSPQYSFNGPPPSAFQRVRPDLFPPPSSKVVKLQKQ, from the coding sequence ATGAGGCAGAGAAGATTCCTGGTTTTTATCGTCGATGTGGTGCTGATGGCCGCCGCCTTCTACCTCTCGTTCCTCCTTCGCTTCGACTTCATCCTCCCTTCCGCTGAACAGGAACTGTTCCTCCATGGCATCTTCGTAGTGCTGGCCATCAAACCACTGATCTTCATTTCCTCAGGCATGTATCGCAACATCTGGAGGTACGCCTCGCTGCAGGACGGCATCTCGATCGGCAAGGTCGTGACGCTTTCCACCTTCATCACTACCTTTGTCCTGGTCCTGACGCGGGACACGCGGCCCATGCCCCGCTCCATCTACCTCCTCGACTGGTTCCTGCTCTTTTCGTTTGTCTCGGCGGCCCGCCTTCTGTGGCGCATCTACCGCGAGACCTATATCATGCCCCGGCAACGGAGCGGGAAACGGACTCTCATCGTTGGCGCCGGAGACGCAGGGAACCTCCTTCTGAAGGAGATCCGGAAAACGGTGGATTCTCCATACAACGTCGTTGGTTTTGTGGATGACGACAAAGAGAAGCGGGATATGCGCCTCTCGGGGATTCCGGTTCTGGGAGACCTTTCCCGAATCAAGGGGATCATCAGGAAGCACCATGTCGAAGAGGTGATTATCGCCATTCCTTCCGCATCCTCGGAGGTGATCAGAAAGGTGGTTGCCTGCTGCCGGGAATGTCGGGTGCGGTTCAAAACACTACCGAGCATCCATGCCATTATCGATGGTACGGTCTCCATCGCCCAGATCAAGGAGGTGGAGATCGAGGACCTTCTCGGACGGGAACCCGTAGTGCTGGAGCTGGAAGGGATCCGCGGCTATCTCACCGACAAGCGGGTGTTGGTGACCGGCGCGGGGGGAAGTATCGGGAGCGAGATCTGTCGCCAGGTGGCGGCGTTTTCTCCCCACAAGCTCCTTCTCTTCGAGGCTGCGGAGACCCCGCTGTACCATATTGAGAAGGAGCTTGTGGCCCAGTATCCCGACATCCGGATCATCCCGGTCATTGGCGACGTTCGGGACCAGGGACGGGTCGAGGCGATCTTCGATGAGTTCCTGCCGGAGGTGGTTTTTCACGCCGCTGCCTACAAGCACGTACCGATGATGGAGTACAATCCGGGGGAGGCGGTCACGAACAACATCGGCGGGACCCGGACCCTGGCCGACGCCGCCCACCGCTCCGGGGTGAAGAATTTTGTCATGATCTCAACCGACAAGGCGGTTAATCCGACTAACATCATGGGGGCCTCCAAGCGTGCGGCGGAGATCTACGTCCAGAGCCTGGCGAAGCAGAGCCGCACCAATTTCACCACCGTCCGGTTCGGCAACGTCCTCGGAAGCAACGGGAGCGTCATTCCACTCTTCAAGGAGCAGATCAAGCAGGGGGGGCCGGTGACCGTCACCGACCCGCAGGTCATCCGCTACTTCATGACGATTCCGGAGGCGTGCCAGCTGGTGCTGCAGGCGGGGTGCATCGGCGTTGGCGGAGAGATCTTCGTCCTTGATATGGGAGCTCCGATGCGCATTGTCGATCTGGCGGAGGAGTTGATCCGGCTTTCCGGTTTTACCCCCCATGAGGACATCCAGATTGTCTTTACCGGTCTTCGCCCCGGCGAGAAGCTGTTCGAGGAGCTCCTGATCGAGGGGGAGGGTGTCAAACAGACACGGCACAAGAAGATCCGGGTCCTGCAGTCGATGGAGCATGACCTGGGTGCGGTAACCGCTAAGCTGGATGCACTGGTGAGCAGGGCAAAAAACAATGACGTGGCCAATATCGTTCGGTCACTGCAGCTGATTGTGCCGGAATTCTCCCCCCAGTATTCCTTCAACGGTCCCCCCCCCTCGGCATTCCAGCGGGTGCGTCCCGATCTTTTCCCGCCTCCTTCCTCGAAGGTGGTCAAGCTGCAGAAGCAGTGA
- a CDS encoding capsule assembly Wzi family protein, with protein MRRFVPLFCLFVITLGYSESFALSSPNVPQDSPVYAYLDKLSGAGLIRSDFRGIRPFSKAEAARLVLEAEAALKERPDASPLASEVVRRLKELLPREYGLYRAEKVPFFDFNPMASSRLRYVYRDGTPRSYERPVHDPGNDGVFGIGSGLRPPNPYPSPAFQHGTEGTPLLPNNEGIVYRHGSSGEFRFSSEAYVGRQVSALVEPLLLYRRADGGGQLLLNRGYLKLGGGGLELEAGRDENWIGPGFRTAITLSNNPRNLDQVKISSPEPIDLKYVGAIKYSFVFSRLDRTGSGDQLRQPWFYALKLAVKPVDNLEIGFNLGRQQGGAGVNNSLGDNIRGLLGGTSADNSNSVAGLDLRWRLPWLRNTEIYGEYSGEDTAAFWPIVESYVAGIYVPNLTADGRNEFRFEYYLGNAILSTNGTFPEGYMYRGMNLGPSAGGASEQFYARLSHYFSARNVVHLDYLHTERGNQGRVTVDAAGRFDPNGALQAVERGNAGRLSWNLPFVGDVDMNLMYGVERISNFNLVSGVNQTNQLLKVDLSYRY; from the coding sequence ATGAGACGTTTTGTTCCCCTGTTTTGTCTGTTTGTTATAACCCTCGGCTATTCTGAGTCCTTTGCCCTCTCTTCCCCTAACGTCCCCCAGGACAGCCCGGTCTACGCCTATCTGGACAAGCTCTCCGGCGCCGGCCTTATCAGGAGCGATTTTCGCGGGATCAGACCGTTCTCGAAGGCGGAGGCGGCCCGGCTGGTGCTGGAGGCGGAGGCGGCCCTGAAGGAACGGCCTGATGCCTCCCCGCTGGCGTCCGAGGTCGTGCGGCGGTTGAAGGAACTCCTCCCCCGGGAATACGGGCTCTATCGGGCAGAGAAGGTTCCTTTTTTCGATTTTAATCCCATGGCCTCGTCCCGGCTTCGGTACGTCTATCGCGACGGCACCCCTCGCAGTTACGAGCGCCCCGTGCATGATCCCGGCAACGACGGGGTCTTCGGCATCGGCTCTGGCCTTCGGCCGCCGAATCCCTACCCGTCGCCGGCTTTTCAGCACGGCACCGAAGGGACGCCCCTTCTCCCCAACAACGAGGGGATCGTCTACCGCCATGGTTCCAGCGGTGAGTTTCGCTTCAGCAGCGAGGCGTACGTCGGGCGCCAGGTGAGCGCCTTGGTGGAGCCACTCCTGCTCTATCGCAGGGCCGATGGAGGAGGGCAGCTGCTTCTGAACAGGGGATATCTCAAGCTTGGCGGCGGTGGCCTGGAGCTCGAAGCGGGGCGGGACGAAAACTGGATCGGGCCGGGGTTCCGGACGGCGATCACCCTGAGCAACAACCCCCGCAACCTTGACCAGGTGAAGATCTCCAGTCCCGAACCGATCGACTTGAAATATGTCGGTGCTATCAAGTACTCCTTCGTTTTCTCCAGGCTCGACCGGACCGGCTCCGGTGATCAGCTGCGTCAGCCGTGGTTTTACGCGCTGAAGCTGGCGGTCAAGCCGGTCGACAATCTGGAGATCGGGTTCAACCTCGGCCGCCAGCAGGGGGGGGCGGGGGTGAACAACAGCCTGGGGGACAACATCCGCGGGCTCCTCGGCGGCACCAGCGCGGACAACTCCAACAGCGTTGCCGGCCTTGACCTCCGGTGGCGGCTGCCGTGGCTTCGCAACACCGAGATCTACGGCGAGTACTCCGGCGAGGATACGGCCGCCTTCTGGCCCATTGTCGAGAGTTACGTGGCCGGGATCTACGTGCCGAATCTCACTGCCGACGGGCGGAACGAGTTCCGATTCGAGTACTATCTCGGCAACGCCATCCTCTCCACCAACGGCACCTTTCCGGAAGGGTATATGTACCGTGGGATGAACCTCGGCCCGTCGGCCGGCGGGGCCTCCGAGCAGTTTTACGCGCGGCTCTCCCACTATTTCTCGGCCCGAAATGTCGTGCACCTCGACTACCTCCACACGGAACGGGGAAACCAGGGAAGAGTTACGGTCGATGCCGCAGGAAGGTTCGATCCCAACGGCGCGCTCCAGGCGGTGGAGCGGGGGAACGCCGGACGGCTCTCCTGGAACCTCCCTTTCGTCGGCGACGTCGACATGAATCTCATGTACGGGGTGGAGCGGATTTCCAATTTCAACCTGGTGAGCGGCGTGAACCAGACGAACCAGCTTCTGAAGGTGGATCTGAGCTACCGGTACTGA
- a CDS encoding SLBB domain-containing protein: MTKTISRIILAVFLVLIPVSLLALSVDEAGRSTTDDEGVYLGPVRTPVKKGETESKGGVQFETPLEDLRQPVEKGRELDGRDEKKPSYELELKDAKKEKGPFEKEEKPRIVLKAEPGDSLVTLSWTMVGLPRLAADEKLRFTVFYGTESGRYDKKFEVGTSADHKLRELKNNQVYFIKIQGYTRDNALTLLSSEERVIPRAEEELGSPLEQAFSRKNLTLLDKIEADPFKRELRQFGYDFFKNSLMTGVPVENMPVGEEYVLGPGDSLRIDLWGSVNARHELTVDRNGEITIPRVGSVKVWGLSYGQAREAISRAVSRYFKGYELNVTLGKLRTIQVYVVGEVEAPGTYAVSSLGTVVNALSQAGGASRNGTLRSIRLMRGGKLVQEIDLYDMFLAGDRSRDLRLQNGDTIFVPVIGPVAAVAGEVKRPAIYELKGNTSLQQILQMAGGITAAGYEGRLQVERFEGNASRIVVDYQLQGGAGGPSTQEIRDRDMVKVFPVNKALRQVVTLQGHVVRPGEYQFRQGMRLIDVLPDYTALLPESYVESVEITRLSLPDFHKEILSANLRKALAGDGTENILLHEQDKIAVFSKSEKEEKRTVSISGQVLKPGTYDYYPNMAVRDLVLLAGSPKSNAYLQSAELTRIQYEKGDARATRIEINLRKALDGDRDNNVTLQPDDVLIVRGVVNWLEANDRFVALKGEVKYPGIYSIAKGEHLSSVIARAGGFTDKAYLKGAKFTRKSVREEQQKRMDEIIARTEQDILRKQGELASLAASREELEATKAALEGLQKNLEKLKGVKAQGRVVIRLAQLGEFTGGPYDLELMGGDAIEVPQTSSVVNVLGSVFNPTSFVLMPEKDVSFYLKKAGGPLSDADENEMYVIKADGSVISKQQSSFGIRWDDDGKRWTFGGFLASRLDPGDTLVVPEKLERVAWLRTIKDITTIISQVALTAGTVFIGLK, encoded by the coding sequence GTGACGAAGACGATATCGCGGATTATTCTGGCTGTTTTTCTGGTACTCATTCCGGTGAGTCTCCTCGCCCTCTCTGTCGACGAGGCGGGCAGGAGCACGACCGACGACGAAGGAGTCTACCTGGGTCCGGTGAGGACCCCTGTAAAGAAGGGGGAAACCGAGTCGAAAGGGGGCGTGCAGTTCGAGACACCCCTGGAGGACCTCCGGCAGCCAGTGGAGAAGGGGCGGGAGCTGGATGGCCGGGACGAGAAGAAGCCGTCCTATGAGTTGGAGTTGAAGGATGCCAAGAAGGAGAAGGGGCCCTTCGAGAAGGAGGAAAAGCCGCGCATCGTCCTCAAGGCCGAACCGGGTGACAGTCTGGTGACCCTGAGCTGGACGATGGTCGGGCTTCCCCGCCTCGCTGCGGACGAAAAACTGCGGTTTACTGTCTTCTACGGGACCGAATCAGGGCGCTACGACAAGAAATTTGAGGTCGGCACCTCCGCCGACCACAAGCTCCGGGAGTTGAAGAACAATCAGGTCTATTTCATCAAGATTCAGGGTTATACGCGGGATAACGCCCTGACACTCCTCTCCAGCGAGGAGCGGGTTATCCCTCGCGCCGAGGAGGAGTTGGGCTCCCCCCTGGAGCAGGCGTTCTCCCGCAAGAACCTCACTCTCCTCGACAAGATCGAGGCGGACCCCTTTAAACGGGAGCTTCGCCAGTTCGGCTACGACTTCTTCAAGAACAGCCTCATGACCGGCGTGCCGGTGGAAAACATGCCGGTGGGGGAGGAGTACGTGCTCGGTCCGGGCGATTCGCTCCGGATCGACCTCTGGGGAAGCGTCAATGCCCGCCATGAGCTGACCGTGGACCGAAACGGAGAGATCACCATCCCCCGGGTCGGGAGCGTGAAGGTCTGGGGGCTCAGCTACGGCCAGGCGCGGGAGGCGATCAGCCGTGCGGTGTCGCGCTATTTCAAGGGGTACGAGCTGAACGTCACCCTCGGCAAGCTGCGGACCATCCAGGTCTACGTGGTGGGGGAGGTGGAGGCCCCGGGGACCTATGCCGTCAGCTCTCTCGGCACGGTGGTCAATGCCCTTTCCCAGGCTGGTGGGGCATCCCGGAACGGGACCCTCCGGAGCATCCGGCTCATGCGGGGTGGGAAGCTCGTCCAGGAGATCGACCTCTACGACATGTTCCTGGCGGGGGACCGGAGCCGCGACCTCCGTCTCCAGAACGGCGACACCATCTTCGTGCCGGTGATCGGGCCGGTTGCTGCCGTGGCCGGCGAGGTGAAGCGTCCAGCCATCTACGAACTGAAAGGGAACACGTCGCTGCAGCAGATTTTGCAGATGGCGGGGGGGATCACCGCCGCCGGCTACGAGGGGCGGCTCCAGGTGGAGCGGTTCGAGGGGAACGCGAGCCGGATCGTCGTCGATTACCAGCTCCAGGGTGGGGCGGGGGGGCCGTCCACCCAGGAGATCCGCGACCGGGACATGGTGAAGGTCTTTCCGGTCAACAAGGCGTTGCGGCAGGTGGTGACCCTCCAGGGACACGTGGTGCGCCCCGGTGAATACCAGTTCCGCCAGGGGATGAGGCTCATCGATGTCCTTCCCGACTATACGGCGCTTCTCCCCGAGTCGTACGTGGAATCGGTGGAGATAACTCGGCTCTCCCTCCCCGATTTCCATAAGGAGATCCTCTCCGCCAACCTGAGAAAGGCCCTGGCGGGGGACGGGACGGAAAACATCCTCCTCCACGAGCAGGACAAGATCGCGGTCTTCTCCAAGAGCGAAAAGGAGGAGAAGCGGACCGTCTCCATCAGCGGGCAGGTCCTGAAGCCGGGAACCTACGACTACTATCCGAACATGGCCGTCCGCGATCTGGTGCTCCTGGCCGGCAGCCCCAAGAGCAACGCCTATCTCCAGAGCGCCGAGCTGACCCGCATCCAGTACGAAAAGGGCGACGCCCGGGCGACGCGGATCGAGATCAATCTCCGGAAGGCGCTGGACGGCGACCGGGACAACAACGTCACCCTGCAACCCGACGATGTCCTGATCGTGCGGGGGGTCGTGAACTGGCTGGAGGCGAACGACCGCTTCGTCGCCCTGAAGGGGGAGGTGAAATACCCTGGTATCTACTCCATTGCCAAGGGAGAGCACCTCAGTTCGGTCATTGCGCGGGCCGGCGGCTTCACCGACAAGGCGTACCTGAAGGGGGCGAAGTTCACCCGCAAGTCGGTGCGCGAGGAGCAGCAGAAGCGGATGGACGAGATCATTGCCCGAACTGAACAGGATATCCTCCGCAAGCAGGGGGAGCTGGCCTCCCTGGCGGCTTCCCGGGAGGAACTCGAAGCCACCAAGGCGGCCCTGGAGGGGCTGCAGAAGAACCTGGAGAAGCTGAAGGGGGTCAAGGCCCAGGGGCGGGTGGTCATCAGGCTGGCGCAGCTCGGGGAGTTCACGGGCGGCCCCTATGACCTGGAGCTCATGGGGGGGGACGCCATCGAGGTTCCCCAGACCTCCAGTGTGGTGAACGTCTTGGGGTCGGTCTTCAATCCCACCTCCTTCGTCCTCATGCCCGAGAAGGATGTATCGTTCTACCTGAAAAAGGCCGGTGGCCCCCTCAGCGATGCCGACGAGAACGAGATGTACGTGATCAAGGCGGACGGCTCCGTCATCAGCAAGCAGCAGTCCTCCTTCGGAATCCGCTGGGACGACGATGGAAAGCGCTGGACCTTCGGCGGATTCCTGGCATCCCGTCTCGATCCGGGGGATACCCTGGTAGTGCCGGAAAAGCTGGAGCGGGTGGCGTGGCTGCGGACCATCAAGGACATTACGACCATCATCTCCCAGGTGGCCCTTACCGCCGGGACTGTCTTCATCGGGCTGAAGTGA
- a CDS encoding GumC family protein, whose product MSDQQENRTPDMMEEEEINLLELLNVIVRRKNFIIKICVAVIVLSVAYSLALPNIYTASAKILPPQKESGGGLSALLGQAGALAGLAGGSLGLGGSSDLYVGILKSRSVADAIIKRLDLAKEFETKTPDETRKALETVVKVQAGKDGIITITADSKDPRRAAQLANAFVEEVGRRSVELNLSKAGTERVFLEKRLDVVKGDLKKAEDVLKTFQERNKAFKVDAQATATIEGVAKLKAEIVAKEVQLASLKSYQTEENPEVRAVEAALGKLRAQMGAMTGGGRSGDGLLPAGSVPSLGLEYVRLMREVKTQEAIFEQLTKQFEIAKLSEAKDSSSLQVLDEAVAPQKKSKPKRALIVMLATVTAFFVSIFAVFIQEYFAKMGDEDRERWDEIKRQLSFVRSRSV is encoded by the coding sequence ATGAGCGATCAGCAGGAAAACCGGACACCTGACATGATGGAAGAGGAAGAGATCAATCTTCTGGAACTCCTCAATGTCATCGTCAGGAGAAAGAATTTTATCATCAAGATCTGTGTGGCGGTGATCGTGCTTTCGGTTGCCTACAGTCTTGCCCTCCCCAATATCTATACCGCATCGGCGAAGATCCTCCCCCCGCAGAAGGAGAGCGGCGGCGGGCTCTCGGCCCTTCTCGGCCAGGCCGGTGCCCTGGCGGGTCTGGCGGGGGGCTCCCTCGGGCTGGGGGGAAGTTCCGACCTCTATGTGGGGATCCTCAAGAGCCGCTCCGTGGCCGATGCCATCATCAAGAGGCTCGACCTGGCGAAGGAATTCGAGACCAAGACGCCGGACGAGACCAGAAAGGCCCTTGAAACGGTGGTGAAGGTCCAGGCGGGCAAGGATGGGATCATCACCATCACCGCTGACAGCAAGGACCCGCGCCGGGCAGCGCAGCTGGCCAACGCCTTCGTGGAGGAGGTGGGGCGCCGGAGCGTGGAGCTCAACCTCTCCAAGGCGGGGACGGAGCGGGTCTTCCTCGAAAAGCGTCTCGACGTCGTCAAGGGGGACCTGAAGAAGGCGGAAGATGTCCTGAAGACCTTTCAGGAGCGGAACAAGGCGTTCAAGGTCGACGCCCAGGCCACCGCCACCATCGAGGGGGTGGCGAAGCTCAAGGCGGAGATCGTCGCCAAGGAGGTGCAGCTCGCCTCCCTGAAGAGCTACCAGACCGAGGAGAATCCCGAGGTGCGGGCCGTGGAGGCGGCCCTGGGGAAACTCCGGGCTCAGATGGGGGCCATGACCGGCGGAGGAAGGAGCGGAGACGGGCTTCTGCCGGCCGGCAGCGTACCCTCCCTGGGGCTCGAATACGTGCGGCTCATGCGCGAGGTGAAGACCCAGGAGGCGATCTTCGAGCAGCTCACCAAGCAGTTCGAAATCGCCAAACTGAGCGAGGCGAAGGATTCCTCGTCGCTGCAGGTCCTCGACGAGGCGGTGGCCCCCCAGAAGAAGAGCAAGCCGAAGCGGGCGCTGATCGTGATGCTCGCCACGGTGACGGCGTTTTTCGTCTCCATCTTTGCAGTCTTTATCCAAGAATACTTTGCAAAGATGGGGGACGAGGATCGGGAGCGGTGGGACGAGATCAAGCGGCAGCTTTCCTTTGTCCGTTCCCGCTCCGTCTGA
- a CDS encoding phosphatase PAP2 family protein, with protein MWIWLLVAVAMIPGTVRAEGAVDEVKSFVVQETGTLGNEALEFAVAPFRTDDGALLGTLAVAGTVGLTYVFDNNIREKVAARKGHTLDKATDAGNIIGNPILHLGVAGAVWGGGILADSPKWRDVGLMMGEAAVIADAATLVLKEAVGRSRPFTGNGKESFRPFQFKSDYDSMPSMHTASSFAMASVIARTSESIPVGLLSYTTAAFVGFSRIYQDKHWASDVVLGAAIGELAGRVVTRFHAGSGKLAVVPAVSTDSASLALVGKF; from the coding sequence TTGTGGATCTGGCTGCTTGTGGCCGTGGCGATGATTCCTGGTACGGTGCGGGCAGAGGGCGCCGTGGATGAGGTGAAGTCCTTCGTTGTGCAGGAGACCGGCACCCTCGGCAATGAGGCACTGGAGTTCGCCGTCGCGCCGTTCCGGACCGACGACGGGGCACTCCTCGGCACCCTGGCGGTGGCCGGCACCGTGGGACTCACCTATGTCTTCGACAACAACATTCGGGAGAAGGTCGCGGCGCGAAAAGGGCATACTCTCGACAAGGCGACCGACGCGGGTAACATCATCGGCAACCCGATCCTCCATCTCGGGGTTGCGGGAGCCGTCTGGGGAGGGGGGATCCTTGCCGACTCTCCCAAGTGGCGTGACGTGGGACTCATGATGGGGGAAGCGGCGGTCATTGCCGATGCCGCCACCCTTGTCCTCAAGGAGGCGGTGGGGCGTAGCCGCCCCTTCACCGGCAACGGCAAGGAGAGCTTCCGCCCCTTCCAGTTCAAGTCTGACTACGATTCCATGCCCTCCATGCATACCGCCAGCTCCTTTGCCATGGCGTCGGTCATCGCACGGACCTCGGAGAGCATCCCCGTCGGGCTCCTCTCGTACACCACCGCTGCCTTCGTCGGCTTTTCCCGGATCTATCAGGACAAGCACTGGGCGAGCGATGTCGTACTTGGCGCCGCCATCGGTGAGCTTGCGGGGAGGGTGGTGACCCGTTTCCATGCCGGCAGCGGAAAGCTCGCCGTCGTTCCGGCGGTCTCGACCGATTCGGCCTCGCTTGCCCTGGTCGGCAAATTCTGA
- a CDS encoding HAD family hydrolase yields MLSSVIFDFDGIIVDTEPLHYRAFQAVLEPLGLGYPWEEYVNRYMGYDDRDAFREAYRVHGRVLAPHELERLITDKAAAFQEIIADGVPPYPGVVELIGNIRGTLPLALCSGALRGDILPILAGLGLSDAFDVMVTADEVAASKPDPASYRLATERLAAAFPDRGVVPATSLAIEDTPAGIASATGAGMAVVAVTNSYPADRLDGALLVIDSLAKVRLETLQHLV; encoded by the coding sequence ATGCTTTCATCTGTCATCTTCGATTTCGACGGCATCATCGTCGATACGGAACCACTCCACTACCGGGCGTTCCAGGCAGTTCTCGAGCCGCTGGGGCTCGGTTATCCCTGGGAGGAGTACGTGAACCGCTACATGGGGTACGACGACCGGGATGCCTTCCGGGAGGCGTACCGGGTCCATGGACGGGTCCTTGCTCCCCATGAACTCGAACGTCTCATCACGGATAAGGCGGCGGCATTCCAGGAGATCATCGCCGACGGCGTTCCCCCCTATCCGGGGGTGGTCGAGCTTATCGGGAACATCAGGGGAACCCTTCCCCTGGCGCTTTGCAGTGGCGCGCTCCGGGGGGACATCCTCCCCATCCTGGCGGGGCTGGGGCTGTCCGATGCCTTTGATGTGATGGTCACCGCCGACGAGGTAGCAGCCAGTAAGCCCGATCCTGCCAGCTACCGCCTTGCCACAGAGCGGCTCGCTGCCGCGTTCCCCGACCGCGGCGTCGTCCCGGCCACCTCCCTGGCCATCGAGGATACGCCCGCCGGGATCGCTTCCGCCACCGGTGCCGGCATGGCGGTGGTGGCCGTCACCAACAGCTATCCCGCCGATCGGCTTGACGGTGCCCTCCTCGTGATCGATTCCCTGGCCAAAGTCCGGCTGGAGACCCTGCAGCACCTCGTCTGA